The Rickettsia felis URRWXCal2 genome contains the following window.
TCCATTTCGGTATTTAATTCAGAAGATTCAAGTATGATTAAACATTCACCATCCTTGAAAGTAACCACTTTATCTTTTAAAATGTTATAAAACTCTTCAAACTTATTTTTATCTATAGTTAAGATAACGGCTTCTATTACATTAAAATCATTACATATTACTAAGGCTTTAGATATAGCTTTTTCATTTGGTTCTATATAATAATTATATCCTTGCCAATAATTAGGTTCTTTATTGATGATTTTGTATTTTTTTGTTAAATCTATATTGGTAGTTTTATTTAATTCAAGACCAAGCGGCATAGGATTAGAATAGGTATTTAAACAAAAAAATATAATTAATAAGGGTAATAGATTTTGCATAAATATATAATATTAAACAACAAATCTTAAATACCATAATATTTATATTATTTCAATTAAAAGTTAATAAAATAAAAATCTTTACAAAATTTAGTGAAAAAAATAAAACCTCATATATTATAAGTAATTATATCTTTAGCTCATTACATGATAATCTTTAGTATAGTTTTTTTTAAAACCGTTTCGGTATTATTAAGTGTAGTAATAGGATTCTTAGCAGGTAAATATTCAAATGTTGAAAGAGATAGTATCTCTTCTTTACTATTCTATTTTATATCACCTATAGTATTTTTTACGATACCTGCTAGTACAACCTTAACACTTTCGGCATTAAGCGTTACGGTCGTAACATTTGTAATTGCAACACTCTTATCGCTTTTTTCTTATTATTTTTTTGGTAAATTTTGGCAAGATCATACACGTAATATTATAGCTTTGTCTGCAGGTACGGCAAATGGCGGATATTTTATGTTGCCTATAGCTGCAGCACTTTTCGATGATTATACATTAAGTATTTACATGATGGCTGTTATAGGAGTTAATATTTATGAATGTTCCGTTGGCTTTTATATTTGTATGCGAAGTTTTGCAAATACCACCGATAGTATATTAAAAGTAGTAAAATTACCGATTTTAAATGCTTTTTTCTTGGGATGTTTATTTAGTTTTTGCGGTTTTACTTTACCGGATTTTTTAGATGATTTTATATATAATATGAAAGGCTCTTTTTCGATACTCGGTATGGTAATGGTGGGCCTTGCTCTTTCATCTCTACAAAAATTTGAAGTCGATATAAAATTTACTCTTGCTACGTTTGCTGCTAAATTTTTATTCTATCCTTTGGGAGTAGGGTTATTTATCATGTTTGATCATTTTGTAACAAAATGGTATAACAATGATTACTATAATGCTCTAAAACTACTTTCTACGGCACCACTCGCAGCAAATACTATAGTTATAGCGAATTTACAGAAATTTTATCCTGAGAAAGTTGCAGCTACCGTGTTTTTATCTTTGCTTTTTGTAGTTATATATATGCCGACAATGGTCAGTATATTTTTAAGTGACTTAAATTAATAACATGATGACAATGATTTTTTTAAAATTTATTCTAAATTGGTATTAATAGGTTCATATGAAAATTAATTCAATAAAAATTGGTCCCTATATTAATTTATTACCTCTTCAATATATACCGAAACATAAAATTTCTTATGTGGAATTCGGTGATCCTAAAAATAAAAATATAATAGTATGTGCTCACGGCTTAACTAGAAATGCTCATGATTTTGATAAAATAGCTAAAGAGTTAAGTAAAAATTATAGAGTAATTTCAATAAATTATCCCGGCCGCAGTGATAGCGAAAATTTTAAAAAAGCTAATCATTATAATTATACTACTTATATTAAAGATACGTTATTCTTTTTTAAAAGACTAAATATTAAAAATCCTATTTGGCTCGGTACTTCAATGGGCGGTATTATAGGTATGGTACTTGCCAGTAAATATAAAAATATTTTTAAAGCCTTAATATTAAATGATATAGGGGCATTTATCGATGCTGCTCCTTTAATTAAAATTGGAGGTTATGCTAAAAAAACGATACTCTTAGATGATTTGGCTAGTGCAAAAGAACATTTAAAACTTATTTATGCCCGAATAGGTATTAAAGATGAAGAAGATTGGGATTATTTAACAAAATATAGCGTAATTTCTACATTTGGCGGAAAATATAAAATGAATTATGATCCTGCTATAACAAAAGGAATGAAAAATGCTAGTAACCAAGAAGATGTTAAACTATGGTCCGTACGGAATAAAATAAAATGTAGAATATTAGTAATTCATGGGATGAAATCTCAAATTTTAACAAAATCTACTGTTAAAAAGATGAAAGAAAC
Protein-coding sequences here:
- a CDS encoding Predicted permease, with product MIIFSIVFFKTVSVLLSVVIGFLAGKYSNVERDSISSLLFYFISPIVFFTIPASTTLTLSALSVTVVTFVIATLLSLFSYYFFGKFWQDHTRNIIALSAGTANGGYFMLPIAAALFDDYTLSIYMMAVIGVNIYECSVGFYICMRSFANTTDSILKVVKLPILNAFFLGCLFSFCGFTLPDFLDDFIYNMKGSFSILGMVMVGLALSSLQKFEVDIKFTLATFAAKFLFYPLGVGLFIMFDHFVTKWYNNDYYNALKLLSTAPLAANTIVIANLQKFYPEKVAATVFLSLLFVVIYMPTMVSIFLSDLN
- a CDS encoding Predicted hydrolases or acyltransferases encodes the protein MKINSIKIGPYINLLPLQYIPKHKISYVEFGDPKNKNIIVCAHGLTRNAHDFDKIAKELSKNYRVISINYPGRSDSENFKKANHYNYTTYIKDTLFFFKRLNIKNPIWLGTSMGGIIGMVLASKYKNIFKALILNDIGAFIDAAPLIKIGGYAKKTILLDDLASAKEHLKLIYARIGIKDEEDWDYLTKYSVISTFGGKYKMNYDPAITKGMKNASNQEDVKLWSVRNKIKCRILVIHGMKSQILTKSTVKKMKETKTFDLYEIKYAGHAPSLMNPEEINYIKSWLEKKS